Within Planktothrix serta PCC 8927, the genomic segment TTCCTTCGGCTTGATCTTTAGGATCGCCCGTAATATTTCCTGCCGCTTCTTGGACTTTTCCTTCAACGTTTTTGAGGGTAGCTTTTCCTTTTTGTTCAGCGCTCATAATTATTGATCTCCAAAAAATTAAATGGCTTAACTGTCTTCAGAATAAATTCAATATTCAAAACAGCAT encodes:
- a CDS encoding CsbD family protein; amino-acid sequence: MSAEQKGKATLKNVEGKVQEAAGNITGDPKDQAEGKMKQAEASTKHAVEDTKDGVKKEIDKH